In Lytechinus pictus isolate F3 Inbred chromosome 17, Lp3.0, whole genome shotgun sequence, the genomic window TGTTAATTACATGAGCCCTCTTTGTTTATATCCCAGAAATCTAATACAAAAGTGCCTAAAATGAGTGCAAATTCTGACCCAAATCTTCATTGGACacataataaattattttgatttttcttgattAACATCATGGACAAGGTTGTTTCAAATGTTAATATACTAATTTGTGCTCATTCAACTGTTTTCCCTTTGTTTAAATGCAGATGAAAATTCCAGGTTATGTTGCTTTTGTAGCATTGTGGATCCTAACAAATTTATATATTGTTTCTGGTAAGTATATTCCAAAGTGGTGGTTCTAATTGTGTcattatcttcattattttatatttgtacCTAGCCATTCccaaataaatttaaaataataatttggtcTCAACAAAgaacaaatgaaaagaaataattaaaaattaatccGTCTAAAATGGTACTTTTTCTTCATTCTGTTAGAATTCGTTGTTGAaaagttgaataaaaacaatttttatgagatttctccaacattttttGTGGGCGGCTATAAGGTTCAGTGATAGTGCCCAGTAAGCACATATCATACTCGAGTGAACCcgaacttcaaaccttgttgtATCTTTCTTTAAGCTCTAACTGGATATCTTCTgcaattcattcaaataaattatttcagtaggttattattgatgattttttttacaattgagGCCCTACATAAAGAGAAAAGCAACAGTTTCTGATGTGCATTTTCCCCgctaaataacaaataaaaaatgcaatacatatttttggccaattattgttgggtggcaggtcacatttATTCAAATGCAGCCTCTCGGATCCCTTCACCCAAGTTTTAGACTGATGTAGCTGAAGAATTTAACTTATAAATAAGGAAGAAGTTcttgccaggtacccatttgaCTCAACTAGGTCATGTAGGTTGGGTTCAGCACATTGAGAATCAATAATTCCTCCCATGATTTGgcttcgaacccacgaccctctgtttcaagaTTTGAAAAGATATTTCATAAACCAAATTGGAATGAGatactgaattttaaaaaattacacGAAGAAATATGCAGAAATTTTAAAGGGGGAAATCACCCTGACGATAAGTTGGTTttagtaaaattaaaaaagaaatattggtgaaatttTGATCATAAATAATCCACCAAAGAATAAGAACGATATGAatgtgtatttttgtaatctgtGACGTTATATGCAAACTGTTCTCCCATATAATCATCATCTAATATGGATTTCTTAAATGGAACATGGTgacaaaaaatatgtcttgtAGAAGAGTGTATTGATTGATGTATCTAACGATATATCCCCGAACAAATAAAATCAGttaaatttttctttcaagaGTATGTCATTTTCGATAAATTATATTACAGGAATTATATCACGGAACgcttttgaaagtgggggggggggggggagggggagggtgaccatgcacaaaaaaaatcataataagaTGGATATTTTTACGGTTTCACTACACATGATTATCTTCCAGCTTGTGAGGCAGATCTTTTTGAATTCAGAGGTTCCTGCTATAGCTTCTCCCGGAACACATCCAACTTCTACTCCTCGAAATCATCGTGCGACGACCTCGGAATGCACATGGTAGAAATAGGATCACAAGAGGAACAAGATTTCTTGGTCGGGAAGATCCAACACAGTGGATACCCTGAAAAAGATTACTGGATAGGGCTAACTGCCGTGACCTGGCTCGATGGGACCCCCCTGACTTACGACAAATTTGGTTTGGTTAAGCTTGGTGCTTTCAACCAAGATGCGAGATGCTTTAGGATGTTTCTTCCATACAGCTCAGAGTGGTACGATGACGATTGTAATGACGCAAACCATTATATTTGTGAAGCGGAAGAAGGTGAGTGAGGGTTTCTTAAACTGAATTCATGTGTGCATTCAGTTCACACTGTCACGAATTTTGTGCCACGATTGACACAGTGGTCTTGATCGTAGAGTTATCGCAGTGATCGTGTCAGATCAGTTTGTAGCAATCGTATTGCTCGTAATTTTGTTTACGGTTTGAAAATGTTATCCATTAGTTACGAAATGCCAATCGTAGCGTTCGTAAAGGGTCGCAAGGCAGTAGGAAAGAAGTGTTAAAATTATGGGGTCTTGAAAGTGTCTAGAAAGGGTAGGACACAATTTGAAAGGCATTGGCCCAAAGCTATAGGAGAAATAACAGCAACTGCGGGGAACATGTGGTAGGTGTGTCGTTTACTTATCGAAATAAGAagttggagggggggggatCATATTACGGGGCTACCATAATCATGGAGGTACTGATTTGCTCTTGCACATTTCCTGCTTGTAATGCGTACACTGGCTTTCCCATCTTAAGTTGTTAAAATTGACATGGATAGGactattattttgattgtgGCTTGTCCTCATACAACCTCAATTACTTTAATTATTAAAGGGATActgcaaattgaaaataattatacttaaaaaaatggtaaagaaaaattcatcaaacaaaacactgacaaaaatcatcaaaatctgagAATAGGTaattgaagttattgaattccaAGCTCTAGCAATAGTTTGTGACAAAGGTTTACACTTTGCGCAGTGAATTTGCAATAGGTTGACTGACGATATTATGTCAAAACCTTCCCTTTCTCAGATTATTATTACAATAGATCataatcatttaatattttgataaatagtgTCGGTAAACAATATATTGGTATACATACATATTGACAGAAAACACATGAGGTATGTACTTTCTCCTCTCCATCAATATGTTTCTGCAGCTTGTGATGCATTCAAGACGACTGATGGTTTGAGCTTCCACGAAGCCAACGGGTCTTGCTATCATGTCTCTCCTAGTGCATCCACATTCTCAAAGGCTAAGTCAAACTGCGAAGACATCGGGATGCATCTTGTGTTCCTTGGATCCCAAACCGAGCAAGAGGGCGTCGTTGAACTCCTCAGCCACGAAGGGTACAACATGTCCAATGAGTACTGGATAGGTCTCACCCGATCGGGATCAGCAGATGACGGTTCTGCTGAACCACCGTATCATAACGTCGGCTCCAAGTCGCCCTCCTTGGCGGGTGATGGGGTTTGTTACCGTATGGAATCGGTTCCTCTTTTCCACTGGCTCGGCGATGACTGTCACAGTGAACATCATTTCATTTGTGAAAAGGAAGAGAGTGAGTATTGCAATGCACTACAACGGTTAGAATAAAATGGTAATGGTGAATTGGTCTGCATACCATATGCGATCAGTGTAGGGCTTTCCGAACACATAACTACAAATGTCGATACCTATGGCGTATGATTTGTTCAAATTTGCTCGATTATAGATTACCTTTGGCCtgttgtaaaaagaaaaaaactctggcaagtTTGTTGCCCCAATTTTTAGGTTTATTTTCAACGGATAATTGTCATGATTTGGTTCGCCAGCATTTGTCTACTTTTCAAAGTTTTTACACCTTATTGATgtaatatactgtacatatgCCTAATGTCAATATTAATTAGTTGAGAGCGGGGCACGGTGGAGGTTTAAAGAATGAAGTGAGATCTTTTATCGaacatttgattattttcattattgtgaTACAATCGCAGCACAGGAGGTAGGTGAGGCAAATTCGGAATCCACTACACACACAACGAGGACTTTCTCTTCAACAACTAGTACAGCAACCAAAACAGCAACAGCAACACCATCAGAAGCAACGATTATAACTGAGACGATAACTCCAACTAAAACTTTACATTTTATACAGAGCGGTAAGTTTCGGATCAGTCAAACAGGGTATTCTGTCGTTATGTTCTAGCCTCATCGGCGAAACCGCCACCAGACCGAGAagatcttacatgtatatgcaattTCCACTTGCATACTTGTTGGTTTCGATTCGGTTTCGTGGGCGTGACTTGTTCCTTTGATATTAAGAGTTTACCGAGCGTCCCAAGATCAACGCAACACAATTTCGAGAAGGCTAATTTTGAGAATGGGCAATTCAATTCTGATTTTTCccaagtttatatatatatatatttcttcatttcGGCGACACAAATGTATTTGATTATCTGATTATGTCTTTTAATGTAGATTTTCTATGCAAACAATAAACACCCCTTACGTTAATTACAAATTAAGAATGTTGCTAGTGTAATCATGTCGCAGTAgagcaattccataaaatgatcaaccttttttaTATGTCcaacctgatttttctcaagttttgcCTCACTTCAAGTTTTTcctcacttcataaactgaccaactCATGGTCCTTTGataacattacagactgtcaaagaACAAAAAAACAGAGACAGAAAAATTCATGAAGTTCCCACATGTAGGGGATCTGACGTACACATTTAATGTAATTGCCCAGTAATAttgatttcttgttttttctgtgttttttctAGTGTTAGTTCGCAATACATCAATCATGTATGGCAACTTATTTGGAACCGATGACAGAGCACTTACGGATGCCATCCTGACACTATATGTATTGAACATGTCCGAATGCAGTTTGGAGTGCCTTGGCAATGCCAACTGCAATTGTTTCACAATCATAGCAGATGAGAAGAATAAATGCTTATTGGGAAAAGCATGTACTGTCGAATACCACAAAGGTGcaaaatcatatctctttataatatgacattttttgggggaaaatctTATTGCAAAGAGTTTGTAccttcattaaaatatcaacGTAAGAGTATACACTTTTTCTCTAAATTATTTACTACATATATTATTATGCAGCTTATTAATTGAGGCAACTAACATGATTAAGTATTTCCTGGATCATAACTGAATATAATGTTTTTAAGGTAGcatgaccataaatgacattctAATTTACACTGTATGGTTTATCGAGATGTCTCACGCATACAAATTGTGGGAGAGGGTGTCAGGTGCTTGGGTGCGTCTCcagtaaaataaaaagtttcaGCAAGAACAAACAAgagataaagatgaaaatagaaAGGGGAAGAGTGAATATTGTTaacttttataataataacaataataacggttatttatatgcgctatacacaaaaagtatcacagcgcttacaattgtcagaaataaaatataaatataaatcttaaGTAACAAAAAAGTATAGAATGATTATGACTATCAAGTCATATAACATCATTGTATCAAAATATGTTTCCCCAAATCTCATCTCGCTCGCTCGCATTCTTTTAGAACTATTGTTCTATCCGCCAATTTTGCCacatcaaaatatttgaatcatAACGCGATCAGACAGGAGCGGCGGAAAGTATTTTcgttgaagggggggggggggggcaaagcacaaaagggcacttatatgtcaaaatctgcattttggtgcaaacgaaTATTTTTGCCATAAGATTACCATCTGGgtgaagtaattgtgtgttaTGTAGTAAATAAGTTGCGCAAAGCAAATTTTAAATGATTTCTAATTGATTATAATCTGAACTTGTGAAACtcgcttttttttaaattatggcGCTCAAtatactgttaaaagggcatttctTGCGAGATACTGcaagcgcgaatcgcgagcttaATTTATGGACATTTCATGCAATAAGACATGACAATCGAACATCGCAAGCAGTTTTTGTTATCACAAATGCACAATAATGTCACAAAACTAAATATGCTTCGAATATCACCCCTTTAGAGATGGATTACCTTTTTTCTGAAACGCATTGTATAACACAAACGTCATTcagattattttattcatattgatttgaataacttTCATAACATAATGTTTGTTTATTGTTCTTTAAGGATTATATTGTATGCAAATATAAGTATGTATCtctgtgaaaatattctttataaatTAATGCTAGCCAGGCAGTACGTAATTCATTAAATGTATGCTATATATTACctgatattttcaaaaacttgTCATATTGTGGTTCAAGACCATCTCTTCATTTTCCACGCTTTATCACTTTTGTGTTGCATGGTTATTGACCAAGCCGCTTTCCACTTTATCAGTCAGGGGGATGGGTGACTTCAGCAAccccctgagggggtaggcttcgatgtgccagaacttctttatatgtagcagatagaagaaAGTCTATGTTTTCGCCTCCAAGTGGTTTaagcaataaaagtggctttactacATTGTAGAAACCCCGTTTCCTCAATGTTGctgctccaaaatggcgaattattcaagaaatgggcaaaatacaaaaacaggGGCTGGGTGACTTGGGGCAGCCCATGAGTGGGAAGGGTTTGCTGTGCCCGAACTTCTTTAAACTTAGCTTATAGAGTAAAAcctactctttcgtctccaagcaatatcaataaaataaatgtttttttactaAAAATGTATGGTTTTAATGTCGTAAATATCATGATATCAATACACCTGCTGAGACAATACAAGCTCCATAATTATATACGCGTAGCTCTAAAATGGTCGACTTGACTGTAAAGAACAATAATCATGAATGCGTATAATTATATCCTATATAGTGTCTTCATTGTTATATGTGCCTACGCTTGAGTAAGCAGGggttattatttgtttttggaAGTTAAGATGAAGTTAGAAATAGTAGCCTAGCTAAAATTTAATACCCCGACATGGTCATATGACATTGACCCTgactgacctttgaacttgatcaTATGAACAGAAAACACTCTGAATGGTTAATGAAAGCGTGTACGACATCCTGGTGTAAAGTAAATCTTACTGAAAAGTGACATGATTTGCAACCCATAATTGGACATTAATGTAAGTTTTGTGTCAGGTAATTGGttaaaaaagacagaaaatacaattaaaatcatatttcttcTCAACGCAGgttaattattgttttatacCACTAGATTTCTTGTCAACATGAATGGTGGTTTAGGTGCCAAAAGTATTATTACAGGTTATTTAGAAGccaagatattgaagaaaaaaaccccTTTAACTGCGGCCATTTTCAAAAAcccaagatggcggccatataGGGATTGGTGCAAATGAAAACATTGTTTTCCTGTTAATTCATCGACAAACCTATTCAAAAATAAGTTTTCGTTTTCTCCAAAAAAGCCGACGAAAGCTAAAATGTGATCGTAGTAAATCTAACTAATAGCACCTCATGGCACGGATTCGGACTTCTATAATTTCGACACCATTGTCAAAATCTATATCAATACACATGACACACAGGATATTTTCTATTTAGGGCGTTACTTTCACATACTTTCAATCTAACAGCTCAGATATGACTTCTGAAAATCCTAAAGAAATAGGAACAACACGTAAAAGAGAAAATACCGTCATGAATTTATCGAAGTCATGGATGCGAGCGAATATTTCCAACAGTCTACTTTAAAAAGAGGCCCTCGAAGGTTTCAATGAAATATGCACATATACAAGAATAATCATGATTGATAACAAAGACATacaaaaacctttttttaaggTAAAAACAGGGTAAATGACGAGAATAGATCTGTATTCTTTTCCCAAGCTagaaaatgataaacaaaactaaattcaagcctaagccatttcatgtcaATCACAGCTCCGTGTAAAGCAGAtttcgtcacgatggcctcggtgtgtggggaggGGCGCAAAGGCGGATGATAATGCTTCTGGTCTTGTTTCCTCTAAATATTACACTGAGAActtcacacaaaaaaaaggtttttaaaagTGTACCCGACTCCTGCTTATTCATAATACACCTAAAAATCGTTACCTACTCAACAGAATCCGACCATCCATAACTAATGGCTCAGTCACATTTCGCATAcgattcaatttcaattctttttatttcatttccattcaaaacataatacaaagtaatataaagtaatacaaatcaagtacaattttacagaagggcattcttacttcgtaaaaaaaaaaaaagaaaaaacagtataatatagaacataaatggaaatgagggggatccactaaaaagcaaagcttgtaaagtgtggatcccccttggaaataaaaaaaagtatagtagacttattctgatatgcgtacatatatgtattacaggaaagaaaaagagaacaaaagaaatcatacggATGCAAATATAATTAATGAACTAATGCAAAGTTTTTCACACgatggccgtacggcgagtcgaaaacagctatttttaaaaaatcatcctTGCTACCGGCTTTCTGTATGtggtttttgtaaaaaaaaaaaatcatggctGTTTTACACTCACCGTGCAGACaccagtagcgtaccgtgaaccgcaggacacaaagcattgggggggggggcactgcattGTCCGTGAACAATGCtctgcccccccaatgctttgtctcctccgggtcacggtacgctactggcAGACACCGTATGGAAATATGACAGCAGTGTAACTAAAGAGTGTTGAGTATTtgacaaaagtttatttgacTACTGTTATATAATTTGAAGAAACCTAGGAATATACGCAGTTGTGTTTAGACGTGGACTGGAAGTATCAATCTGAGCTTGTAAGTCAAGAATCAGAATATGCTCACTACACACAGTGCGAAAACACGTGACATACTACCGGATAGTACTTGAAACCAAGTCATTTTAAACAATAGATATGTACATGGTAAGATCTtcatcttgaaaaattaaaataactaTATTGAGCTGCGTGATTATTCACAGCAACTTAGTTTTGTCTGCTTAgctgtgtttattattatttaaagtaATTTCTCTCcaacattatatttttcataaatcttttgacataatattcatgaTAGTCAATAGTGGTCAACTGATGTACAGAAATGCATGTATGCATGCACTGTCGACTTCACGCAAGGCTACATTGTAAAAAGCATGTTGTATATTGTTGCTTTTTTATCTATTACATCACACATCACGAGAGCTCTTTTAAAACCACATACCAATGATTTATCCCAATTGCAGACTCGTGTCTGGAATATCATTGTCATTCATTTGATACAAACTTTTTATTCTTGAATACTCAATCTATCAAGTCTTACATTATAAAAAAGGGTTGAACTGTTTTTCCCCAGCATCGTTGTAACTTACTTGGTAACACTCTCATTATAACTATTATCTgaatgcatttttgtaatcatagaCTAAACCTTACCTACCACCTTGAATGGCATCGTACCAAATGAATGTATACTTACTTCAGATGACATCAGGGTCCTTATTACACTGCATTTACCCAGGCTTGAAATCGCATACTATTTTATGTTGTGGTTTTGGTAGAGTGGATTTCCCTCCCAAGACAGTTTTTATACCATattctgaatttttttaaattattatttttgttttatcggATAACTTGtagtttcttatatttttttttctagtttgtttgtttataataTATCTTCATAGTATTTTTGTAACTTTGTACTCTCTTGCAACAGCCTTTCCATCCTTTTTCTCATGAGGGGCGATAAATTCCTCTGCCGTAATTCTTTTAAAGTCCAGTCTCTTGAAGACAACGCATATTGTGTTCCATGCAACTCGGAAATATTTCCTTTCAACCATTACGTAGATGATGACTCCTTTTTATTATGTATTCTCACCTTCTTTCATCAAGACAGATGTATCGATGATGATAGATTCCACGGCCTTGTCTGTTAACCCTTTCAATCTAAATATCAAATATACTGATTTCAACAATTCTCCGGTAATTTTGGATACACTCTCCAATGATGACAATGTAACTAGTAAATCgtgcaattttttattttatgatgaTTTCGCACAAATATACAAGGCTACTCCAGATAATATTTCCATATTTTCGTTTTGATGTCTTTTTACCTATTTAATGTGACATAAATATCACTTTTATCGGAAAGCAGTGGGATATCTGTTGCCCGGATTTTTGTGGATCAGGTGGACTAACGGTGTGGAAACTTTTGACAGATCTGTGCCATATTTTGTGAGTAAGTGGTCTGCTAGTTTGAACTTTTCGTCGCGcatgtatttttatatgtagTCCCATTAACTGTATTTTGAGTTAGCGTAAAGCGAAGGGACAATGGAACTGCGAGACCGTGCTAGCGGGAACGCCGGGACAAACAAAGATAAGGTGAAGTCTCGGTCAGCGAGCGTTGTAACAGATGAACCGGACTTTGAACAATTCGTACATCAGTCGTTGAAGTCCATACTAGCTGGTCAGGAATCTATGAAAGCCTGCATTCATGAGCTTAAGTCCAAACAAGCAGAGCTGGAAAGCTCAATTGAGTTTGGGTCTGCTATAACAactgatattgaaaaaaaaaacagttaactCTTTGTCCAAGGACATGTCTACCTGTGTAGCTAAGATTGGCCACCTTCAAGCTGTCAACAATAAGCTTGAGTGATATTCACGGAGATGCAACTTGTTACTTTGTAATTTTGGCCCTGAGAAGAAAGACGAGGTCCCTTCAGTGATCGTGAACAATGTCTTGAAAGACTTCCTCGGTATTGACTCGGAGGTCTAGATTGCGCACAGGCTTGCTGAAATGAAGGAAGGGGCTATAAGACCTATCATCTTCAAGGTCTCTACAGTTGAGGTTAGAGATCGGATCTTACGCTCCAAGCGGAAACTACATGATGCAAAGACCTCTTTTTACATCAATCAGGATGAGACACCTGCAGATCGCATGGCTAAACAACAGCTGAAGCCCATAGCAGCTGAAGCGTACAAAGCTGGCAAGAAAGCTTTATTTCGAAATGGCAAACTCTTCATTAATGGTGCAGAATAGAAGAACCCAGAACCCCCCCTAGCAGATGGGAAAGTGACCCCGGAGGACCCACAAGTATAGGGTATcgaataatacattgggacaagttacaaggacagtcagtggtccggtatgttaaaaaatccaagatagcttccaaaaatggagtaaaaaatgctgttgatatttacaaatggacatagttcatgtaaTATCCGTCAAGGgaattatgattttgatgtctataccacggttttaaaagtcagaaaattagtaacaaggacagtcagtggtccattGTGTCGAAAATCCAAGATTGCTTCCAAAAATTGtagtctaaaatgactgctgttactttaaaaattgacatagttcatttaaaatccaccaagaaGATGTGATTTATGagtccacactatggtttcatggttaaaatgatacgtttggactggtatCATTGATATGATGCATAAATATCCAAGAAGGTTTTCAAAAAAGGCATCTAAATCGACTCGTATCACTCAtaatggtcagagttctacgatatctatctgtaagaaataatgttggtgtctaCAATGCGGTacgaagggtcaaataatacattcggacagGTAACAAGGATGGTAAGTATTACATTTGGTTTTTAAAATCCTTggtggattctaaaatttcatcaaaatgggtgctaTAACAACTCATAAAACAATTTGATAACTTATACCCATGCATTcaagtgtaggcaccaagattatttctcaAAGGTGGATATTGtttgaactatgtccatttttaagtaacagcagtcacaTTTTTTGAAGTAAACTTAGATTTTAAGGCAAGATGGATaactgcatatcatggtaaccagtcacaaaatattttttaaccctTGAAaacctagtgtagacaccaaaataatatccctaagtaacaacagtcatttaAAACCCcaatttttaaagccatcttcaatttttggacatacctggcACCTGACAgtcctttcaacttaacccaatatattacttgaccctttaaactctAGTGTATGCACCAACATCATACCTCCAAGGTATATTTCTAATAAACGATGTATACCTTTAAGTAAaaacagtcaatttacaccccattaTTTTGAAGTcaccttggattttttaacatgcAGACAACTGTCTGGTCATGTAACTTACCCTAgtatattacttgaccctttaaacaatggtttagacaccaaactcatattccccagacagatattgaacaaactatgtccttttataagtaacatcagacattttttactcctttttggaagccatcttggaatttttgacatactagaccactgacttgTCATTGTAACTTTTCCTAATATatcatttgacccttgaaatcatattttagacaccaaaatcatatctcacaggcggatataaAATGAGTTATGCCACTTTTAATTAtaagcagccattttagaatcattttttaaagccaTATTGGATATTTGGTAATACCAGACCACTGAATGTCCTTaaaacttgtcctaatgtattattttgacccttgaaaccagtggtatAGACACCAAATCGCATCTCcaaggccgatatgaaataaactatgtccgctttaagtaacagcagtcaatttagaatcaatttttggaagccaacatAGATTTTTTGAAATaccaggccactgactgtccttgtaacttgccctaatGTATTAATTGACACTTGAAACCAGTGGCTTAGACACCATAATAatctcccaggccgatatgaaatgagctatgtccgctttgaGTATCAGCAGCctattttaaatatcaatttttggaagccatcttcgatttttggacataccagaccatgtagtaacttatcctaatatattatttgacccttgaaaccagtggtttagacatcaaaatcatatctcccgggccaaaatgaaatgaactatgtccgctttaagtttTAGTAGCCATTTCagaaataattttgttgaatCCATCGCGGACATTTGcccataccagaccactgactttccttgtaacatGCCCAAATGTATtatagacacaaaaatcatatttctggatatTAAGCAAACAactttagactccatttttggaagccatcttgtattttttaaCACACTGGACCACTGTCTGTCCTTGTCattcttatttgaccattgaaaacaTGGTCTAGACACtaaaatcattatgtcccaggtGGATATGAATTAagtatgtccattttaattatcaacagccatttgaagctccatttttggaagccatcttggatttttagacaCCATCTTGGATTCTTGGACAcatcagaccactggctgtccttgttacttgttccaatgtactacttcacccttaaaaccattgaataaaaaccaaattaaagccacttagatgaattgtggattttcagcctacggcagccattttgggcgccatttggatttgccaggtacagtggagggcttataattcacTCTAGCCTGTATCAACAATTTCTTACCCCCTAGACCATGGAATATGTCGAAATAGGA contains:
- the LOC129280200 gene encoding macrophage mannose receptor 1-like is translated as MMNTAITQLLGIKMKIPGYVAFVALWILTNLYIVSACEADLFEFRGSCYSFSRNTSNFYSSKSSCDDLGMHMVEIGSQEEQDFLVGKIQHSGYPEKDYWIGLTAVTWLDGTPLTYDKFGLVKLGAFNQDARCFRMFLPYSSEWYDDDCNDANHYICEAEEACDAFKTTDGLSFHEANGSCYHVSPSASTFSKAKSNCEDIGMHLVFLGSQTEQEGVVELLSHEGYNMSNEYWIGLTRSGSADDGSAEPPYHNVGSKSPSLAGDGVCYRMESVPLFHWLGDDCHSEHHFICEKEETQEVGEANSESTTHTTRTFSSTTSTATKTATATPSEATIITETITPTKTLHFIQSVLVRNTSIMYGNLFGTDDRALTDAILTLYVLNMSECSLECLGNANCNCFTIIADEKNKCLLGKACTVEYHKGAKSYLFII